In Halococcus salifodinae DSM 8989, one DNA window encodes the following:
- a CDS encoding inorganic phosphate transporter produces MVAAVLIIGLAVAVFVGFNIGGSSTGVAFGPAVGSRLVSKTGAAALFTGFALLGGATVGTEVIETMGGRIVPADQFTLAASVGVLFFVGLALLISNLFGVPASTSMTAVGAIAGLGVASGSLDYAVMFEIVSAWIVAPVLAFWICAVVGRYLYPYLDAWFGIDRSDGALFVIDRSGSIPLPRLAEDTTRKEGFWSAVVLAISCYMAFSAGASNTANAVAPLVGGGAISITQGVVLAAVAIGLGSFTIARRTLDTVGNDLTDLPLLASLVVAIVSATIITVLSELGIPASLAVSATMCIVGLGWGRATRTTTVATAATAAIQGSEETTTISTNALAADAPAETAAGDVAGDATDDTANGGVAGTESVPGIGEEEPDELSANDLFDPATTGRVIMLWIMTPSLSAAASFVLFELFPVYGGA; encoded by the coding sequence ATGGTTGCTGCCGTTCTTATCATTGGGCTTGCGGTCGCGGTCTTCGTCGGGTTCAACATCGGCGGCTCCTCGACGGGGGTCGCGTTCGGCCCCGCGGTGGGGAGTCGACTCGTCTCGAAGACCGGCGCTGCCGCGCTGTTTACGGGATTTGCGCTGCTCGGCGGGGCGACGGTCGGCACGGAGGTCATCGAGACGATGGGTGGTCGGATCGTCCCCGCCGATCAGTTCACGCTCGCGGCGAGCGTCGGCGTGCTCTTTTTCGTCGGGCTCGCGCTGTTGATCTCGAACCTCTTTGGAGTTCCTGCCTCGACCTCGATGACCGCGGTCGGCGCGATCGCGGGGCTCGGCGTGGCGAGCGGGAGCCTCGATTACGCCGTGATGTTCGAGATCGTCTCCGCGTGGATCGTCGCCCCGGTGCTCGCCTTTTGGATCTGTGCGGTCGTCGGCCGCTACCTCTACCCCTATCTCGACGCGTGGTTCGGGATCGATCGTTCCGACGGCGCGCTGTTCGTGATCGATCGCTCAGGTTCGATTCCGCTCCCGCGCCTGGCCGAGGACACCACCCGAAAGGAGGGGTTCTGGAGCGCGGTCGTACTCGCGATCAGCTGCTACATGGCCTTTAGCGCGGGTGCGTCGAACACCGCGAACGCGGTCGCGCCGCTCGTCGGCGGTGGCGCGATCAGTATCACTCAAGGTGTCGTCCTCGCGGCGGTGGCCATCGGTCTCGGCTCGTTCACGATCGCGCGACGCACCCTCGACACCGTCGGCAACGATCTCACCGATCTCCCGCTGCTCGCGTCCCTCGTGGTCGCCATCGTGAGCGCCACGATCATCACCGTGCTCTCCGAACTCGGGATTCCGGCGAGTCTCGCGGTCAGCGCGACGATGTGTATCGTCGGTCTCGGCTGGGGACGGGCGACCCGCACGACCACCGTCGCCACCGCGGCGACGGCCGCCATCCAGGGTAGCGAGGAAACGACGACCATCTCGACGAACGCGCTCGCCGCCGACGCACCTGCCGAGACCGCTGCCGGCGACGTGGCTGGTGACGCCACCGACGATACCGCGAACGGTGGCGTCGCCGGCACGGAGAGCGTACCGGGCATCGGTGAGGAAGAACCCGACGAACTCTCTGCCAACGACTTGTTCGACCCCGCGACGACGGGACGCGTGATCATGCTCTGGATCATGACCCCGTCGCTGTCGGCGGCCGCCTCGTTCGTCCTATTTGAACTCTTCCCTGTCTACGGCGGCGCGTAG
- the hisC gene encoding histidinol-phosphate transaminase, which produces MQTRDLSEHAVYRAGEGSEEVARELGLDPDDLVKLSSNENPHGPSPAAMTAISEAASEVHVYPKSAHSDLVAAIADQWEVAPAQVWLANGGDGALDYLSRALLDPGAAVLVPEPGFAYYGMSARYHHGQVRSYSLRTEDGFTQSADAVLDVYDGERIVYLTSPHNPTGTTVDLAAVERIAAETNEDTLVVVDEAYGEFAETPSAVRLVEGREGWDAREDIAVLRTFSKAYGLAGLRLGYAVVPEPWADAYTRVNTPFAASTVACRAGLAALDDREHVERTVESAVWAREYLDSELDARTHASEGNFVLAEVGDASAVASAAQRRGVIVRDCTSFGLPECIRISCGTRAETERAVSVLNEVLAG; this is translated from the coding sequence ATGCAGACACGCGATCTCTCCGAGCACGCCGTCTACAGGGCCGGCGAGGGGAGTGAGGAGGTCGCACGCGAGCTGGGACTCGATCCCGACGACCTCGTGAAGCTCTCCTCGAACGAGAACCCGCACGGTCCGAGTCCGGCAGCGATGACGGCGATCAGTGAGGCCGCAAGCGAGGTCCACGTCTATCCCAAATCGGCCCACTCCGATCTCGTCGCCGCGATCGCCGACCAGTGGGAGGTCGCGCCGGCCCAGGTGTGGCTCGCCAACGGTGGCGACGGCGCGCTGGATTACCTCTCACGCGCGCTGCTCGATCCCGGCGCGGCGGTGCTCGTTCCCGAGCCCGGTTTCGCCTACTACGGGATGAGCGCGCGCTATCACCACGGCCAGGTTCGCAGCTATTCGCTTCGGACCGAGGACGGGTTCACCCAGAGCGCCGACGCGGTGCTCGATGTCTACGACGGCGAGCGGATCGTCTACCTCACCAGCCCGCACAACCCGACCGGCACGACGGTGGACCTCGCGGCCGTCGAACGGATCGCCGCGGAAACGAACGAGGACACGCTCGTGGTCGTCGACGAGGCCTACGGCGAGTTCGCCGAAACCCCCAGTGCCGTCCGATTGGTCGAAGGACGTGAGGGATGGGACGCCCGCGAGGATATCGCGGTGCTTCGCACCTTCTCGAAGGCCTACGGTCTCGCGGGGCTCCGACTCGGCTACGCCGTCGTGCCCGAACCCTGGGCCGACGCCTACACACGGGTGAACACGCCGTTCGCAGCGAGCACGGTCGCCTGTCGCGCCGGCCTCGCCGCGCTCGACGACCGCGAGCACGTCGAGCGCACCGTCGAGTCGGCGGTGTGGGCGCGCGAGTATCTCGACAGCGAACTGGATGCCCGAACCCACGCGAGCGAGGGCAACTTCGTACTCGCTGAGGTGGGGGATGCGAGCGCGGTTGCGAGCGCAGCCCAACGCCGTGGCGTGATCGTCCGGGACTGTACGAGTTTCGGCCTCCCCGAGTGTATCCGAATCTCGTGTGGAACCCGCGCCGAGACCGAGCGCGCGGTCTCCGTGCTGAACGAGGTGCTCGCGGGGTGA
- a CDS encoding adenylate kinase family protein, protein MRVAVTGTPGTGKTTATDRLVGDGGDADSAPESSGGVEGTLDVVHLNEVIREEGLSTGTDTDRDSLVADLDGVEDWLDDRPTSAEVTLVESHLAHRLDADRVVVLRCHPEELEDRLAARGESDASVAENAESEALDVILAEAVERHGRDAVYEIDATDRTPEGVAGAIRAVVAGEREPSAGTVSFVEYL, encoded by the coding sequence GTGAGAGTCGCCGTCACCGGAACGCCGGGCACCGGCAAGACGACCGCGACCGACCGGCTCGTCGGGGACGGCGGAGACGCCGACAGCGCCCCTGAGAGTTCTGGCGGTGTCGAGGGGACTCTCGATGTCGTCCACCTGAACGAGGTGATCCGCGAAGAGGGACTGTCGACTGGCACCGACACCGATCGCGACAGTCTCGTGGCGGACCTCGACGGCGTCGAGGACTGGCTCGACGATCGTCCGACGAGCGCCGAAGTCACCCTCGTCGAATCCCACCTCGCCCACCGGCTCGACGCCGATCGCGTGGTCGTCCTCCGATGTCACCCCGAAGAACTCGAAGACCGGCTCGCCGCCCGCGGAGAGTCCGACGCCAGCGTGGCTGAAAATGCCGAGAGCGAAGCGCTCGACGTGATCCTCGCCGAGGCGGTCGAGCGCCACGGCCGCGACGCGGTGTACGAGATCGACGCAACCGATCGCACGCCCGAGGGCGTCGCCGGCGCGATTCGGGCGGTCGTCGCCGGCGAGCGCGAGCCGAGCGCCGGAACCGTCTCGTTCGTCGAGTACCTCTGA
- a CDS encoding CDP-alcohol phosphatidyltransferase family protein, whose translation MTLDGYRSTADRLLEPFVGFAARAGLTPNVVSVVAFVFAVAAGVAYVLAGGEALWYLAGAVCVGLNGSLDLLDGALARRLDTASRAGDLLDHVLDRYADVLLVVGLALGIDRPTLGLAAVTGVLLTSYLGTQAQAVDLDRVYGGLLGRADRLALIGIVTGIAAFVRPAVAGLGPVGWLLVVFAVVGHLTALQRLYYALQALAAEE comes from the coding sequence ATGACACTTGATGGGTACCGCTCGACCGCGGACCGGCTGCTGGAGCCGTTCGTCGGCTTCGCGGCTCGGGCGGGGCTGACGCCGAACGTCGTGAGCGTCGTCGCGTTCGTGTTCGCGGTCGCGGCGGGGGTGGCGTACGTCCTCGCGGGCGGCGAGGCGCTGTGGTATCTCGCCGGTGCGGTCTGTGTGGGACTCAACGGCTCGCTCGATCTGCTCGACGGCGCGCTCGCGCGCCGGCTCGACACCGCCTCGCGCGCGGGCGACCTGCTGGATCACGTTCTCGATCGGTACGCCGACGTCCTGCTGGTGGTCGGCCTCGCGCTCGGGATCGATCGCCCGACGCTCGGTCTCGCCGCCGTGACGGGCGTGCTGCTGACCTCGTATCTGGGCACGCAGGCCCAGGCCGTCGACCTCGATCGGGTGTACGGTGGCCTGCTCGGACGGGCCGACCGGCTCGCGCTGATCGGCATCGTGACCGGGATCGCGGCGTTCGTCCGGCCCGCGGTCGCGGGGCTGGGGCCCGTCGGCTGGCTGCTGGTCGTTTTTGCGGTCGTCGGCCATCTGACCGCACTCCAGCGACTCTACTACGCACTCCAGGCGCTCGCCGCCGAGGAGTGA
- a CDS encoding multiprotein bridging factor aMBF1 — MVQCEMCGAETDSPTTVKIEGAEIDVCDDCAEFGTEVRQPASESTSTKYSTDSSEDGASASSGGSGSSGGGSTSRGPDMFDDMEEVVQDYDERIRSAREATDMSQEDLAKELNEKASLIRKLEHGSMLPSDSVQSKLERRLDITLTEGGVDDTEWEGGSASGEYTLGDVVQRKDS; from the coding sequence ATGGTCCAGTGTGAGATGTGCGGTGCGGAGACCGATTCTCCGACGACGGTGAAGATCGAAGGCGCGGAGATCGACGTCTGTGACGACTGCGCCGAGTTCGGGACCGAAGTCCGCCAGCCCGCGTCCGAGAGCACGTCCACGAAGTACTCGACGGACTCCTCGGAGGACGGGGCGAGTGCGTCGTCCGGTGGGAGCGGATCGAGCGGTGGTGGCTCGACCTCGCGCGGACCGGACATGTTCGACGACATGGAGGAGGTCGTCCAGGACTACGACGAGCGCATCCGGAGCGCGCGCGAGGCGACCGACATGAGCCAAGAAGATCTCGCAAAGGAACTGAACGAGAAGGCGAGCCTCATCCGGAAGCTCGAACACGGCTCGATGCTGCCGAGCGACAGCGTCCAGAGCAAACTCGAACGCCGGCTCGACATCACGCTCACCGAGGGCGGCGTCGATGACACCGAGTGGGAGGGTGGCTCCGCGAGCGGCGAGTACACCCTCGGCGACGTGGTGCAGCGAAAGGACTCCTGA
- a CDS encoding DUF7475 family protein: MGTSTDTDTGIGSLAGAPLRSVGIVLAAITGVIHLYLGVSFIDSPLGWSFLVAAAGFAVGIVGVLYGYRRTLLYVLGILFVVGQIVVWYVVNAPDFGTLGYVDKAIQAVLIVVLVLLYRRAA, from the coding sequence ATGGGAACGAGCACCGATACGGATACTGGGATCGGCTCGCTTGCCGGCGCTCCGCTTCGGTCGGTCGGGATCGTTCTCGCGGCGATCACCGGCGTCATCCACCTCTATCTCGGTGTGAGCTTCATCGATTCCCCGCTCGGGTGGAGCTTCCTCGTCGCAGCAGCGGGGTTCGCGGTCGGCATCGTCGGGGTGCTCTACGGCTATCGCCGCACCCTCCTCTACGTGCTCGGAATCCTCTTCGTCGTCGGACAGATCGTCGTGTGGTACGTCGTGAACGCCCCCGATTTCGGCACGCTCGGGTACGTCGACAAGGCCATCCAGGCCGTGTTGATCGTCGTCCTCGTGTTACTCTATCGTCGTGCCGCGTGA
- a CDS encoding aldo/keto reductase, with translation MKCSLVGAGSVAGEYLAGIDDTSLSLAAVCDHDRDRAAAVADAHDATAYGDVATLLDREPSPLIVNLTSHAAHASVTRAALDAGRHVFSEKPLATDAAVAADLVALAERRGLGLACAPINHRCGAQRRAATMLADGRTGPVRMASAHAHVGRVTDWHDRPQSFFDVGPLYDGAVYPLSLLVAWFGPVERVRSADAAAPWPDRSEAEPQKPTHVEATLSFAAGPLVRLTASLYVPHRSREFYGLELHGDDGSVYLRDAGALVDGDEGVAFGRVGRGYTAVPPQSPAADRSHIDGPARLAAAIREGCTPRESARRGAHVVAACNAIEDVAGGAGAGRTVIEPSAEAVTGTAAGAVVGTPADRDETIEVDGGGRAARRDDPAGGPDFGAATTRRRAPVVRPDRARTDAAIRLPSIGFGCSRYRGDEYVDRRESIATALDAGYRLLDSAELYGNEARIGDLLAAPGAPDRSSLHVTSKVWNTNHGHVAEACETTLDALGLDALDSYLLHWPEAWAYQGPLENLADRSIEAQEKATFPRDADGEIETVAVTLEEAWRSLERLVDRGLTRTIGICNVSMEQLESVCSLARVPPALVQIEHHPHTPREDLVAFCHRRGIRVVAHSPLPASVLTEPVVEEIADERGLSPAQVVLAWNVGDGVVPIPSSTEPAHIVENAAAAAVRLSQAEYDRLDALSGDGSGDELAGDER, from the coding sequence ATGAAGTGTTCGCTCGTGGGCGCGGGCTCGGTCGCGGGGGAGTACCTCGCGGGTATCGACGACACGTCGCTGTCGCTCGCCGCCGTCTGCGACCACGACCGCGACCGTGCCGCAGCGGTCGCCGATGCCCACGACGCGACCGCCTACGGCGACGTGGCAACGCTGCTCGACCGTGAGCCGAGCCCGCTGATCGTGAACCTGACGAGCCACGCGGCCCACGCCAGCGTGACCCGGGCCGCCCTCGACGCCGGCCGCCACGTCTTCAGCGAGAAACCGCTGGCGACCGACGCCGCGGTCGCGGCCGACCTCGTCGCGCTGGCCGAACGGCGCGGTCTCGGCCTCGCCTGCGCCCCGATCAACCACCGGTGTGGCGCACAGCGGCGGGCCGCCACCATGCTGGCCGACGGGCGGACGGGGCCAGTGCGGATGGCGTCTGCCCACGCCCACGTCGGCCGGGTGACCGACTGGCACGACCGTCCGCAGTCGTTTTTCGACGTGGGACCGCTGTACGACGGCGCGGTGTACCCACTCTCGCTGCTCGTCGCGTGGTTCGGCCCCGTCGAGCGTGTTCGGAGCGCCGACGCCGCCGCGCCGTGGCCGGATCGCTCGGAAGCGGAACCCCAGAAACCGACCCACGTCGAGGCGACGCTCTCGTTCGCGGCGGGACCGTTGGTCCGACTCACCGCGAGCCTTTACGTCCCACACCGGAGTCGCGAGTTCTACGGGCTCGAACTCCACGGCGACGACGGCTCGGTGTACCTCCGGGACGCCGGTGCCCTCGTCGACGGCGACGAGGGTGTGGCGTTCGGCCGGGTCGGACGCGGGTACACGGCTGTCCCGCCACAGTCCCCCGCGGCGGACAGGAGCCACATCGACGGGCCGGCTCGGCTCGCGGCGGCCATCCGTGAGGGATGCACGCCGCGGGAAAGCGCCCGCCGGGGCGCACATGTCGTCGCCGCCTGCAACGCCATCGAGGATGTGGCCGGGGGTGCTGGAGCCGGCAGAACTGTGATCGAACCTTCCGCCGAAGCGGTGACCGGGACAGCCGCCGGAGCAGTGGTCGGGACACCTGCCGATCGGGACGAGACGATCGAGGTCGACGGCGGCGGGAGGGCCGCCCGTCGGGACGACCCGGCCGGCGGTCCGGATTTCGGAGCCGCGACGACTCGTCGGCGCGCGCCCGTCGTCCGGCCGGATCGCGCACGGACGGACGCGGCGATACGGCTGCCTTCCATCGGGTTCGGCTGTTCGCGCTACCGCGGCGACGAGTACGTCGACCGGCGGGAGTCGATCGCGACGGCGCTCGATGCGGGCTATCGGCTGCTCGACTCGGCCGAACTCTACGGGAACGAGGCGCGGATCGGCGACCTCCTCGCCGCGCCTGGCGCGCCGGATCGGTCGTCGCTCCACGTCACGAGCAAGGTGTGGAACACGAACCACGGCCACGTCGCGGAGGCCTGCGAAACGACGCTCGACGCGCTCGGTCTCGACGCGCTCGATTCGTACCTGCTCCACTGGCCCGAGGCGTGGGCGTACCAAGGGCCCCTCGAAAACCTCGCCGATCGTTCGATCGAGGCCCAAGAGAAAGCGACGTTCCCCCGCGACGCCGACGGCGAGATCGAGACCGTGGCCGTCACGCTCGAAGAGGCGTGGCGGAGTCTCGAACGTCTCGTGGATCGCGGTCTCACGCGGACGATCGGGATCTGTAACGTCTCGATGGAGCAGCTCGAATCGGTGTGTTCGCTCGCCCGCGTTCCGCCCGCGCTCGTCCAGATCGAACACCATCCACACACGCCCCGCGAGGACCTCGTGGCGTTCTGTCACCGCCGCGGCATCAGGGTTGTCGCCCACTCGCCACTCCCGGCGTCGGTGCTCACCGAGCCGGTCGTCGAGGAGATCGCCGACGAGCGCGGGCTGTCGCCGGCCCAGGTCGTGCTCGCGTGGAACGTCGGGGACGGGGTCGTTCCCATCCCGTCCAGCACGGAACCGGCGCACATCGTGGAGAACGCCGCGGCTGCCGCCGTCCGGCTCTCGCAAGCGGAGTACGACCGTCTCGACGCGCTGTCCGGGGACGGAAGCGGGGACGAGCTGGCCGGGGACGAACGGTGA
- a CDS encoding CDP-alcohol phosphatidyltransferase family protein, translating into MSEGSGTLGPTVRLRRQWLLAAVCAAVGVVLGWDALREFDMAIARQWVLPTTAVLGFELWFLTRHLDRNRTAEGRLCETLGPANAVTLVRGGLYAAVAGFVFVPPTPAVAWLPGVCYGVGAALDWIDGRIATTIGRVTRLGATLDHAFDTLGFLVAPLVGVVWGRLPVWYLALSFARYVFKAARAGRRHRGRPVYDLPESRARRPLAAGQMAFITLALLPVLPAPTVHVAATLALVPSLAVFARDYLVVSGRLRTDGSP; encoded by the coding sequence GTGAGCGAAGGCAGCGGCACGCTCGGGCCGACCGTCCGACTCCGGCGGCAGTGGCTCCTGGCCGCAGTCTGTGCCGCGGTCGGGGTCGTGCTCGGCTGGGACGCGCTCCGCGAGTTCGACATGGCGATCGCCCGTCAGTGGGTGCTGCCGACGACGGCGGTGCTCGGGTTCGAACTGTGGTTTCTGACGCGTCACCTCGACCGCAACCGCACCGCAGAGGGGCGGCTCTGTGAGACGCTCGGTCCTGCGAACGCCGTGACGCTGGTGCGGGGCGGGCTGTACGCGGCGGTCGCGGGGTTCGTGTTCGTTCCGCCAACGCCGGCGGTCGCGTGGCTGCCCGGCGTCTGTTACGGCGTGGGGGCGGCGCTCGATTGGATCGACGGCCGGATCGCCACGACGATCGGACGGGTGACGCGGCTCGGGGCGACGCTCGATCACGCATTCGACACGCTCGGGTTCCTCGTCGCCCCGCTCGTGGGCGTCGTCTGGGGACGGCTTCCCGTGTGGTATCTCGCGCTCTCGTTCGCACGGTACGTCTTCAAGGCGGCACGGGCCGGGCGGCGACACCGAGGACGGCCGGTGTACGACCTCCCCGAGAGTCGGGCTCGCCGCCCGCTCGCGGCAGGCCAGATGGCGTTCATCACGCTGGCGCTGCTCCCCGTGCTCCCCGCGCCGACGGTCCACGTTGCGGCCACGCTCGCCCTCGTCCCGTCGCTCGCGGTGTTCGCCCGGGATTATCTCGTCGTCTCCGGCCGGCTTCGGACGGACGGCTCCCCGTGA
- the tpiA gene encoding triose-phosphate isomerase gives MFVLVNLKAYPSDPVEIATVARDVADESGVRIAVSPQAADIGRVAETGVETWAQHVSPVEHGSHTGSTLAEAVADAGAVGTLLNHSERRLRLADIDGALDAADRAGLETIVCANNPDQIGAAAALGPDGVAVEPPALIGGDVSVSQADPGIVENAVAAAAAVDDSVDVLCGAGISAGEDLAAAGDLGASGVLLASGVAKADDPRAALTDLVEPLA, from the coding sequence ATGTTCGTTCTCGTCAACCTGAAGGCGTACCCGTCCGATCCGGTCGAGATCGCCACCGTGGCGCGCGACGTCGCCGACGAGTCGGGCGTTCGGATCGCCGTTTCGCCCCAGGCCGCAGACATCGGACGAGTGGCCGAGACGGGCGTCGAGACGTGGGCCCAACACGTTTCGCCCGTCGAACACGGCAGCCACACCGGAAGCACGCTCGCCGAGGCGGTCGCGGACGCGGGCGCGGTCGGCACACTCCTGAACCACTCCGAGCGCCGGCTGCGGCTCGCCGACATCGACGGCGCGCTCGATGCGGCCGACCGCGCCGGGCTCGAAACCATCGTCTGTGCGAACAACCCCGACCAGATCGGCGCGGCGGCGGCGCTCGGGCCCGATGGCGTGGCTGTCGAACCACCCGCACTCATCGGCGGCGACGTTTCGGTGAGTCAGGCCGATCCCGGGATCGTGGAGAACGCGGTCGCGGCCGCCGCGGCAGTCGACGATTCCGTGGACGTGCTCTGTGGCGCAGGCATCTCCGCGGGCGAGGACCTCGCGGCCGCCGGTGACCTCGGCGCGTCCGGCGTTCTGCTCGCGAGCGGCGTGGCGAAGGCCGACGATCCGCGGGCGGCACTCACCGATCTGGTCGAACCGCTCGCATAG
- a CDS encoding acyl-CoA synthetase: MAAHNLPDYEAAREEFAWGDIYAEADWDAPDELNVGHEVCDRYADGTGRVALQYAGTDGERETVTFDELAERSNRFANVLENEGVERGDRVFTYMPRIPAHYVALIGTLKHGAVFGGVNERFGPDGIAYRLDDCDATAVLTTAANRDTVERALDDAPSVATVITVDRDDGEGDGSAGGNEDAIADGDVGYADAMAAASAEYETVRTNGEDDALLYYTSGTTGPAKGVRHKHRWVAGVAATQRFAVDLTDDDLYWSTADLGWLTGPINVLGAWFWGTSQFTYEGEFDPEEWATLLDEFPISVLFSVPTAYRMLRTNEGLLDGVDLDLRHALSIGEPLSAGVVEWGEDALGVTILDTYGQTETGNMVINNYPTMELRPGSMGKPLPGVESTIVDPETGEVLSPGETGEIAHRGEFPCFFAGYWENQQKTDACFVDGSDGEWYLSGDLAHMDEDGYFWFEGRADDVILSSGYRIGPFEVESSLGEHPAVTEAAVVPKPHRERGNIVKAYVVLTDDHDASDELAEEMKTHVREELSAHEYPREVEFVDDLPKTVTGKIRRTELRDQTVDPTAGD; this comes from the coding sequence ATGGCAGCACACAACCTGCCCGATTACGAGGCCGCGCGCGAGGAGTTCGCGTGGGGCGACATCTACGCTGAGGCCGACTGGGACGCACCCGACGAACTGAACGTCGGCCACGAGGTCTGCGACCGATACGCCGACGGTACTGGGCGAGTTGCACTCCAGTACGCCGGCACCGACGGCGAGCGCGAGACGGTGACGTTCGACGAACTCGCGGAGCGGTCGAACCGGTTCGCGAACGTGCTCGAAAACGAGGGCGTCGAGCGGGGCGATCGGGTGTTCACGTACATGCCCCGAATTCCCGCCCACTACGTCGCGCTGATCGGCACCCTGAAGCACGGGGCGGTGTTCGGCGGCGTCAACGAGCGCTTCGGTCCCGACGGTATCGCCTACCGGCTCGACGACTGCGACGCGACCGCCGTGCTGACGACCGCAGCCAACCGCGACACCGTCGAGCGCGCGCTCGACGACGCCCCCTCCGTGGCGACGGTCATCACGGTCGATCGGGACGACGGCGAGGGAGACGGCAGTGCTGGTGGGAACGAAGACGCCATCGCCGACGGCGACGTAGGGTACGCCGACGCAATGGCCGCCGCGAGCGCGGAGTACGAGACGGTCCGAACGAACGGGGAGGACGACGCGCTGCTCTACTACACCAGCGGCACCACGGGCCCCGCGAAGGGCGTCCGCCACAAACACCGGTGGGTCGCCGGGGTCGCGGCCACCCAGCGGTTCGCGGTCGATCTCACCGACGACGACCTGTACTGGTCGACCGCCGATCTCGGCTGGCTGACCGGCCCGATCAACGTCCTCGGGGCGTGGTTCTGGGGTACGAGCCAGTTCACCTACGAGGGCGAGTTCGATCCCGAGGAGTGGGCCACCCTGCTCGACGAGTTCCCGATCTCCGTCCTTTTCAGCGTGCCGACGGCCTACCGAATGCTCCGGACGAACGAGGGCCTGCTCGACGGCGTGGATCTCGACCTCCGCCACGCGCTCTCGATCGGCGAACCACTCTCCGCTGGCGTGGTCGAGTGGGGCGAGGACGCCCTCGGCGTCACGATCCTCGACACCTACGGCCAGACTGAAACGGGGAACATGGTCATCAACAACTACCCGACGATGGAGCTCCGGCCGGGGAGCATGGGCAAACCCCTGCCGGGCGTCGAGTCGACCATCGTCGATCCTGAGACCGGCGAGGTGCTTTCACCTGGTGAGACTGGCGAGATCGCCCATCGCGGCGAGTTCCCGTGCTTTTTCGCGGGCTACTGGGAGAACCAGCAGAAAACCGACGCGTGTTTCGTCGACGGATCGGATGGCGAGTGGTATCTCTCGGGCGATCTCGCGCACATGGACGAGGACGGCTACTTCTGGTTCGAGGGCCGGGCCGACGACGTGATCCTCTCGTCGGGCTACCGGATCGGTCCCTTCGAGGTCGAGTCATCGCTGGGCGAACACCCCGCAGTGACCGAGGCCGCGGTCGTCCCGAAACCCCACCGGGAGCGCGGCAACATCGTCAAGGCGTACGTCGTGCTCACCGACGACCACGACGCCAGCGACGAACTCGCCGAGGAGATGAAGACCCACGTCCGCGAGGAGCTCTCGGCCCACGAGTACCCGCGGGAAGTGGAGTTCGTCGACGATCTCCCGAAGACCGTCACGGGAAAGATCCGCCGGACCGAGCTCCGCGATCAAACTGTCGACCCAACCGCGGGCGACTGA